Within the Nocardioides humi genome, the region CGAGATCCCGATGCTGGTCGGCGCGTACGTGATGCTCGGCTACGTCGTGAACTCGCTGGGGGTCGAGCCCGACGCCGGCGAGGTCACCGTCGGCGAGCGCGCCCCGAGGACGTCCGATGACCACGGCTAGCGGCGCCGCGATCCACGCGAGGGACGTCTACGACGACGCGACCAGGGAGCGCTTCCGGCGCACCGGGGACTGGCGGGACACCCCCGTCAGCCGGCTCCTCCTGCGCAACGCCACCCAGCAGCCGGACGACGTCGCGGTGGTCGACGCCGACGAGCAGGTCACCTGGTCGGAGCTCGCCGCGCGTGCCCGCGCCGTCGCGAGCGCCTACGTCGCGCTGGGGCTGGAGCCCGGCGACTACATCGGGATCCAGCTCCCCAATCGCGTCGCGTTCCTGGAGGCCTACTACGGCGCGGCGCTCGCCGGGCTCCGCGTCGTCACCCTGATGACCATCTATCGCGAGGCCGACCTGGAGTTCATGCTGGGCCAGGTCGGTGCCCGCGCCCTGGTCACCGCGGGCGACTTCCGCGGTCACGACCACGCCTCGATGGGGGTCGCGGTCGCGAGCGCCGTACCGACGCTCGAGCACGTCCTGCTGACCGGGGGCCGGCACCCGGGCGCGATCTCGCTCGTCGACGTGGCCGCCCGCTCGGTCCCCCTCACCGACGAGCTCGTCGCCGCGCGGGCGCTCGACCCCGACACGACGTCGCGGGTGGCCTTCACCTCCGGGACCAGCGGTCGCCCCAAGGGCGTCGTGCACACCGGCAACACCGATCTGGTGTCGCCGGCCTGGATGATGCGGATCCTCGGCCTCGACCGCGACAGCAACGTCTTGGTGGGGAGCCCCTGGCGCACGTCGCCGGACTCACCTTCGGCGTGCACCAGACCGCCCTGTGCGGCTCCACGCTGGTCCTGCAGGAGAGCTGGGAGGCCGCCGCCGCCACCGGTCTGGTCGAGCGTCACGCGGTCCGGGTGATGATCTCCTCCCGCATCTTCGCCTCCGAGCTGCTGGACGCCGCCGATGCTTCACGCGAGAGGCTGGCCAGCCTGCGCTGGTTCGTCGCCGGCGGATCGGCCGTACCCCCGACCTGGTCCAGCGGGCCGAGCGCGACTTCGGCGTGCGGGTCCTGCGCTCCCTCGGCATGACCGAGGCCCCCGTGCACGTCGTCAACCGTCCGGCGGACCGCGCCGAGCTGCGCGCCCGTCGGGACGGCCGGGTCGTCGACGGCGCGGAGGCCAGAGTGGCCCGT harbors:
- a CDS encoding AMP-binding protein, whose product is MTTASGAAIHARDVYDDATRERFRRTGDWRDTPVSRLLLRNATQQPDDVAVVDADEQVTWSELAARARAVASAYVALGLEPGDYIGIQLPNRVAFLEAYYGAALAGLRVVTLMTIYREADLEFMLGQVGARALVTAGDFRGHDHASMGVAVASAVPTLEHVLLTGGRHPGAISLVDVAARSVPLTDELVAARALDPDTTSRVAFTSGTSGRPKGVVHTGNTDLVSPAWMMRILGLDRDSNVLVGSPWRTSPDSPSACTRPPCAAPRWSCRRAGRPPPPPVWSSVTRSG